The following proteins are encoded in a genomic region of Phycisphaera sp.:
- a CDS encoding DNA cytosine methyltransferase: protein MTGLIIDNFAGAGGASVGIEAAMGRPVDYAINHDPEAIETHAVNHPGTEHLVENVFAVDPAKLCAGRPVDLAWFSPDCTHHSRAKGGKPRDNTRRGLAWVVIDWARAVRPAVIMLENVPEFQEWGPLDGDGRPCQERKGDTFRSWTGKLRELGYDVQWRELVAADYGTPTIRKRMFLVARCDGEPIVWPEPTHAPREKCEALGLKPWRAAAECIDWSLPCPSIFLTKNEARAWGEAHGVPAPKRPLADATMARIARGVQKYVVEGDPFIVSVAHGEVSPSGVKRWGNGTKDLADPLNTVLSGGGSHAVVAPSLVQTGYGERAGQAPRSLDIARPLGVVPAGGCKHALVAAFLAKHFGGVVGQIVDRPASTVTATDHHALVTSLLDKSDQNRRYGCTTQACQIAAFLTKYHGTGGQHAACGDPMHCVTCADRMALVTVAGQVYAIADLCMRMLQPHELLRAQFGRFAEGYELIGSKRRQVAGIGNSVCPEVAEALVRANVRAGTPTRDRKVVAA from the coding sequence ATGACCGGCCTCATCATTGACAACTTCGCGGGCGCTGGAGGCGCGAGCGTGGGCATCGAGGCCGCCATGGGCCGGCCCGTCGACTACGCCATCAACCACGATCCTGAGGCGATCGAGACGCACGCGGTCAATCATCCGGGCACCGAGCACCTGGTCGAGAACGTGTTCGCGGTGGATCCCGCAAAGCTGTGCGCGGGGCGGCCGGTCGACCTGGCGTGGTTCAGCCCCGACTGCACGCACCACAGCCGCGCCAAGGGCGGCAAGCCGCGCGACAACACGCGGCGCGGGCTGGCGTGGGTCGTGATCGACTGGGCGAGGGCCGTGCGGCCGGCGGTGATCATGCTCGAGAACGTGCCCGAGTTCCAGGAGTGGGGTCCGCTCGATGGCGACGGGCGGCCGTGCCAGGAGCGCAAGGGCGACACGTTCCGATCGTGGACCGGCAAGCTGCGCGAGCTGGGCTACGACGTGCAGTGGCGCGAGCTGGTCGCGGCCGATTACGGCACGCCCACGATCCGCAAGCGGATGTTCCTGGTGGCGCGGTGCGATGGCGAGCCGATCGTGTGGCCCGAGCCCACGCACGCGCCGCGCGAGAAGTGCGAGGCGCTGGGGCTCAAGCCCTGGCGGGCGGCGGCCGAGTGCATCGACTGGAGCCTCCCGTGCCCGTCGATCTTCCTGACCAAGAACGAGGCGAGGGCGTGGGGCGAGGCCCACGGCGTGCCGGCGCCCAAGCGGCCGCTGGCCGACGCGACGATGGCCCGCATCGCGCGGGGCGTGCAGAAGTACGTTGTCGAGGGTGATCCGTTCATCGTGTCGGTCGCGCACGGCGAGGTCTCGCCCAGCGGCGTGAAGCGATGGGGCAACGGTACGAAGGATCTGGCTGACCCGCTCAACACCGTGCTGTCCGGCGGCGGAAGCCACGCGGTCGTCGCCCCGAGCCTTGTGCAGACCGGCTACGGCGAGCGTGCGGGCCAAGCCCCGCGGTCGCTCGACATCGCCCGGCCGCTGGGCGTGGTGCCCGCGGGCGGGTGCAAGCACGCCCTGGTGGCGGCGTTCCTGGCCAAGCACTTCGGCGGGGTCGTCGGCCAGATCGTCGATCGGCCCGCGTCGACGGTGACGGCGACCGACCACCACGCGCTCGTGACGAGTTTGCTTGACAAATCGGACCAAAACCGGCGTTATGGTTGCACCACCCAGGCATGTCAAATCGCCGCCTTCCTGACCAAATACCACGGCACGGGCGGGCAGCACGCGGCGTGCGGCGATCCGATGCACTGCGTGACGTGCGCCGACCGCATGGCCCTGGTGACGGTGGCCGGCCAGGTCTACGCCATCGCCGACCTGTGCATGCGGATGCTCCAGCCGCACGAGCTGCTCCGAGCCCAATTCGGCCGGTTCGCCGAGGGGTACGAGCTCATCGGTTCCAAGCGGCGCCAGGTGGCTGGCATCGGAAACAGCGTGTGTCCTGAGGTTGCCGAGGCGCTCGTGCGCGCAAACGTGCGGGCGGGAACACCGACTCGAGATCGAAAGGTGGTGGCGGCGTGA
- a CDS encoding DNA adenine methylase codes for MTGWSETRAGAAAFQDTPLPLDAEDAPPAGGITRPVPWFGAKAKMGPKYIVPEMGEHRNYIEPFCGSCAVLFAKPQVAYETVNDLHGDLTHLLRCLQDEATALWLYGQLARTCMAEGILLDARAIVASGPPPAMGEPIDRFRAAAYLTQSWMMRNGMAGTDMRKCGEKPGPEISLRFNISGGSPTVRWVSMVESIPAWHLRLRSVMVLQRDAFKIIDQLDDEEGLVLYLDPPYLPDTRSGLKGPGTRAAYLHEFEASGAGIFGNIDDHTRLADALCRFKHARVIVSYYAHPRLAELYPGWTVKDCAQNKNMSNCTGRGERDSKSPEVLLINGPSYTEGAA; via the coding sequence ATGACGGGGTGGTCCGAAACACGCGCCGGCGCCGCGGCGTTCCAGGACACGCCGCTGCCGTTGGACGCCGAGGATGCGCCGCCGGCCGGCGGGATCACCAGGCCTGTGCCGTGGTTCGGAGCCAAAGCCAAGATGGGCCCGAAATACATCGTGCCCGAGATGGGCGAGCACCGCAACTACATCGAGCCGTTCTGCGGTTCCTGCGCCGTGCTGTTCGCCAAGCCTCAGGTGGCCTACGAGACGGTCAACGACCTCCACGGCGACCTGACCCACCTGCTCCGCTGCCTCCAGGATGAGGCCACGGCGCTGTGGCTCTACGGCCAGCTCGCCCGAACCTGCATGGCTGAGGGAATCTTGCTTGACGCCCGTGCGATCGTGGCTTCTGGGCCACCGCCGGCTATGGGCGAGCCCATCGACCGATTCCGCGCCGCGGCCTACCTCACCCAGTCGTGGATGATGCGGAACGGGATGGCCGGCACGGACATGCGCAAGTGCGGCGAGAAGCCCGGCCCGGAGATCTCCCTGCGGTTCAACATCTCCGGCGGCTCGCCAACCGTCCGCTGGGTGTCGATGGTCGAGAGCATCCCGGCCTGGCACCTTCGCCTCCGAAGCGTCATGGTGCTCCAGCGTGACGCCTTCAAGATCATCGACCAACTCGATGACGAGGAAGGGCTGGTGCTGTACCTCGATCCGCCGTATCTACCCGACACGCGGAGCGGGCTCAAGGGGCCCGGCACGCGGGCGGCCTACCTGCACGAGTTCGAGGCCAGCGGCGCCGGGATCTTCGGCAATATCGACGACCACACCCGCCTCGCTGACGCACTCTGCCGATTCAAGCACGCACGGGTGATTGTCAGCTACTACGCCCACCCACGCCTTGCCGAGCTCTACCCGGGCTGGACGGTGAAGGACTGCGCGCAGAACAAGAACATGAGCAACTGCACCGGCCGCGGCGAGCGCGACTCCAAGTCGCCCGAGGTCCTGCTCATCAACGGGCCCAGCTACACCGAGGGCGCCGCATGA
- a CDS encoding phage Gp37/Gp68 family protein, with product MKVDLTINKSRGVHRTEIEWADYSANPIRARDRVTGEVGWACRKVSAGCANCYAEALNKRFGTKHPYTAAGLGQVEQVLDEGVLRKLLTMRPRGPFKNGRERPAVFLGDMMDLFYGDEADERAAKAAGVPFAPIPFEMLDPIFAVIALRTDMDILVLTKRPGRMREYLESRKPTKSDRSVPPEWLSQMNDWRDPKSGNWSTLSSRAVPQPNRIQFPLANFWGGTSVESDEVIDRVDEVRRCPLAVRFLSCEPLIGPLTLRRVPIASDRTLDSLTGTLRTLHVVEGRDYGIDWVIVGGESGRGARPCDLAWIRGVVEQCREAKVPCFVKQLGSNPLATLAETGTDETDDDNVERLELDDPKGGDPAEWPEDLRVRKMPGGGQ from the coding sequence ATGAAGGTCGACCTCACCATCAACAAGTCCCGCGGCGTCCATCGCACCGAGATCGAGTGGGCCGACTACTCGGCCAACCCCATCCGGGCCCGCGACCGCGTCACGGGCGAGGTCGGCTGGGCCTGCCGCAAGGTCAGTGCCGGCTGCGCGAACTGCTACGCCGAGGCACTCAACAAGCGGTTCGGAACTAAACACCCCTACACCGCCGCGGGGCTGGGCCAGGTCGAGCAGGTGCTCGACGAGGGCGTGCTCCGCAAGCTGCTGACCATGCGGCCGCGGGGCCCGTTCAAGAACGGCCGCGAGCGCCCGGCGGTGTTCCTGGGCGACATGATGGACCTGTTCTATGGCGACGAGGCCGATGAGCGGGCCGCCAAGGCCGCTGGCGTGCCCTTCGCACCCATCCCGTTCGAGATGCTCGACCCGATATTCGCCGTCATCGCGCTGCGCACGGACATGGACATCCTGGTCCTGACTAAGCGTCCGGGTCGGATGCGCGAATATCTCGAAAGCCGGAAGCCGACGAAATCAGACCGCTCGGTACCGCCGGAATGGCTTTCTCAGATGAACGATTGGCGTGACCCGAAGTCTGGCAACTGGTCCACGCTCTCTTCGAGAGCGGTTCCTCAACCTAACCGAATCCAGTTCCCGCTAGCCAACTTCTGGGGCGGCACGAGCGTCGAGAGCGACGAAGTGATCGATCGCGTCGATGAGGTGCGTCGGTGCCCGCTGGCGGTCCGGTTCCTGAGTTGCGAGCCGCTGATCGGACCCCTCACTCTCCGGCGAGTCCCCATTGCCAGCGACCGAACGCTGGACTCATTGACGGGCACGCTCAGGACGCTCCACGTGGTCGAGGGGCGTGACTACGGCATCGACTGGGTCATCGTCGGCGGCGAGAGCGGCCGCGGCGCCCGGCCGTGCGATCTGGCCTGGATCCGCGGCGTGGTCGAGCAGTGCCGCGAGGCGAAGGTGCCCTGCTTCGTGAAGCAGCTCGGCTCCAACCCGTTGGCCACACTCGCCGAGACAGGCACGGACGAAACCGACGACGACAACGTCGAGCGGCTGGAGCTGGACGACCCAAAGGGCGGCGACCCGGCCGAATGGCCCGAGGACCTACGCGTCCGCAAGATGCCGGGGGGTGGCCAGTGA
- a CDS encoding helix-turn-helix domain-containing protein encodes MTQEKDREYDGEDLLLEPWEAAKALRVSTSQLEKWTSNDLVPSVKLGRLRRYSPDILKAWIANGCPMESQESDEVGGE; translated from the coding sequence ATGACCCAGGAGAAGGATCGAGAGTACGATGGAGAGGATCTGCTTCTGGAGCCGTGGGAGGCCGCGAAGGCCCTTCGGGTCAGCACCAGCCAGCTCGAGAAGTGGACCAGCAACGATCTGGTGCCTTCGGTCAAGCTGGGACGGCTCCGGCGGTACTCACCAGACATACTCAAGGCATGGATCGCCAACGGTTGCCCGATGGAGTCGCAGGAGAGCGACGAAGTCGGGGGAGAGTGA
- a CDS encoding dienelactone hydrolase family protein, with product MDVRVATEFDTSQCPPPHGGQRILHAGAAVADAKIVMILLHGRGAGPHDIISVAEAYDLPGVCYLAPGAADDSWYPQLFTSPLEANAAAVESAHALIEALLGLLAEEGFPPERCVLGGFSQGACLASDHAFRYPRRYGLIVGYSGGLIGGLDHAFEPQGDLEGTPVELSCGDADPFIPWPRVEQTAEVLTAMSAEVELEKYPGLPHSISRTQVDKTTVRLQALIDGAN from the coding sequence ATGGACGTGCGAGTGGCGACGGAGTTTGATACGTCCCAATGCCCGCCGCCGCACGGGGGGCAGCGGATCCTGCACGCCGGGGCGGCGGTTGCCGATGCGAAGATCGTGATGATCCTGCTGCATGGTCGCGGGGCGGGGCCGCACGACATCATCTCGGTGGCCGAGGCGTACGACCTGCCCGGGGTGTGCTACCTCGCTCCGGGTGCCGCCGACGATTCGTGGTACCCGCAGCTCTTCACCTCGCCCCTGGAGGCGAACGCCGCGGCGGTGGAGAGCGCGCACGCGTTGATCGAGGCGTTGCTGGGCCTGCTGGCGGAAGAGGGCTTCCCGCCGGAGCGATGCGTTCTTGGCGGGTTCTCGCAGGGCGCGTGCCTGGCCAGCGACCACGCTTTTCGGTATCCCCGCCGGTACGGTCTGATCGTGGGCTACAGCGGCGGCCTGATCGGTGGCCTCGACCATGCGTTCGAGCCGCAGGGGGATCTGGAGGGGACGCCCGTCGAGCTCTCGTGCGGGGATGCGGACCCGTTCATCCCCTGGCCGCGCGTCGAGCAGACGGCCGAGGTGCTCACGGCGATGAGCGCCGAAGTTGAACTCGAGAAGTACCCGGGGCTGCCGCACTCGATCAGCCGGACGCAGGTGGACAAGACGACCGTGCGGCTGCAAGCACTGATCGATGGCGCGAATTGA
- a CDS encoding ring-cleaving dioxygenase, producing the protein MPDPIITGVHHVTALAKSPAGNLDFYNRVLGLRFIKRTVNHDDPLTYHLYYADAAGSPGSVLTHFPHPHAAKASHGTGEIRRTLLAVPDGSMGFWSDRLRELDIEATPSIHFGRPRLSFADPDGMELGIVEGDVGGVGTPWEGDGVSAENAIRTVDTVTLRVPSAEATGEFLVEALGFEAGEREDDRQLFTLLDGGPGRRLELIDDPGAEQQPMGAGTVHHVAWRVPDDAAQLRVADRLAAANTAATPVIDRVYFHSIYFRVPGRVIFEVATDGPGFTADEPMDALGTSLVLPPQHEPRRDEIEAHLLPLDGGGK; encoded by the coding sequence ATGCCCGATCCGATCATCACCGGCGTCCACCACGTCACCGCGCTGGCCAAATCGCCGGCCGGCAACCTGGATTTTTATAACCGCGTGCTGGGCCTGCGTTTCATCAAGCGCACCGTCAACCACGACGACCCGCTGACCTACCACCTCTACTACGCCGACGCCGCCGGCTCGCCCGGCAGCGTGCTGACCCACTTCCCCCACCCCCACGCCGCGAAGGCCAGCCACGGCACCGGCGAGATCCGCCGGACACTGCTGGCCGTGCCCGACGGCTCGATGGGTTTTTGGTCCGATCGCCTGCGCGAGCTGGATATCGAAGCGACACCCAGCATCCACTTCGGACGACCACGCCTGAGCTTCGCCGACCCCGATGGCATGGAACTCGGCATCGTCGAGGGCGATGTCGGTGGTGTTGGCACGCCGTGGGAGGGCGATGGTGTTTCCGCAGAGAATGCGATCCGAACGGTGGACACCGTCACGCTGCGCGTGCCGAGTGCCGAGGCGACCGGAGAGTTTCTCGTCGAGGCTCTTGGGTTTGAGGCTGGCGAACGCGAGGACGATCGGCAGTTGTTCACACTGCTCGACGGCGGACCCGGGCGGCGGCTTGAACTGATCGACGACCCCGGGGCCGAGCAGCAGCCGATGGGAGCCGGCACGGTGCACCACGTCGCCTGGCGTGTGCCCGACGACGCGGCGCAGCTTCGGGTTGCGGATCGGCTCGCCGCCGCGAACACCGCCGCGACGCCGGTGATCGATCGCGTGTACTTCCACTCGATCTACTTCCGCGTGCCCGGGCGGGTGATCTTCGAGGTCGCGACCGATGGGCCGGGGTTCACGGCGGACGAGCCGATGGATGCGTTGGGCACGTCGCTGGTCTTGCCGCCACAGCACGAGCCGCGGCGGGATGAGATCGAGGCGCACCTGCTGCCTCTTGATGGCGGTGGGAAGTAA
- the rdgB gene encoding RdgB/HAM1 family non-canonical purine NTP pyrophosphatase: protein MGPYGVVTIATGNPGKVAELRPIFAGLGIGVVGLADLATPTTEPEETGNTFEANATIKAISYAKQTGTVCLADDSGLEVDALGGAPGVISSHYSTDGNEDGRPRAQRDAANNERLLRELAGVPAEQRTARFVCVMVLANPDGEILATSRGTFEGRIGTEPRGESGFGYDPLFLVAPGHARTSAEMAADEKNAISHRAKAAHEMAQAIAGLPR from the coding sequence GTGGGCCCCTACGGAGTGGTCACCATCGCCACCGGCAACCCCGGCAAGGTCGCCGAGTTGCGGCCCATCTTCGCCGGGCTGGGCATCGGGGTCGTGGGCCTGGCCGACCTCGCCACCCCCACAACCGAGCCCGAAGAAACCGGCAACACCTTCGAGGCCAACGCGACCATCAAGGCCATCAGCTACGCGAAGCAGACCGGCACCGTGTGCCTGGCCGACGACTCGGGGCTCGAGGTCGATGCGCTGGGCGGGGCGCCGGGGGTGATCTCGAGCCATTACAGCACCGATGGCAACGAGGATGGTCGGCCACGGGCGCAGCGCGACGCGGCCAACAACGAGCGGCTGCTGCGCGAGCTTGCCGGTGTCCCGGCGGAACAGCGCACGGCGCGGTTCGTGTGCGTCATGGTGCTGGCCAATCCCGATGGTGAGATCCTGGCCACCAGCCGGGGTACGTTCGAGGGCCGCATCGGCACCGAGCCCCGGGGCGAGAGCGGCTTCGGCTACGACCCACTGTTTCTGGTGGCTCCGGGCCACGCGCGCACGAGCGCGGAGATGGCCGCCGATGAGAAGAACGCCATCAGCCACCGCGCCAAGGCCGCCCACGAGATGGCCCAGGCGATCGCCGGCCTGCCCCGCTAG
- a CDS encoding restriction endonuclease translates to MPRYRRDDEGIDWEEMFQLFRHAPWWVGPAFAAGVLVLFFGVIPLLITAIGTTSEMAGPMAKLIRSVVPMIGAVFAMGILIVWGFAMVAKPFDRKRLDRQRGPETIDNLTWQQFELLLAEAMRRRGYAVERSGGHGPDGGVDLRLDRHGEKTLVQCKHWKATRVGVGPVRELRGVVAAEGAQRGMLVASGSFTSEARTFAAASGVELIDGKTLWPMIRAVQKVPASDAPSVPTAPAVGAVPACPRCGAAMERRVARRGPNTGKAFFGCSSYPQCKATLAIAESS, encoded by the coding sequence ATGCCACGCTACCGCCGCGACGACGAGGGGATCGACTGGGAAGAGATGTTCCAGCTCTTCCGCCACGCCCCGTGGTGGGTCGGGCCCGCCTTCGCGGCGGGCGTGCTCGTCCTGTTCTTCGGCGTGATCCCGCTCCTGATCACCGCCATCGGCACCACGAGCGAGATGGCCGGGCCGATGGCCAAGCTGATCCGGTCGGTCGTGCCCATGATCGGGGCCGTCTTCGCGATGGGCATCCTGATCGTCTGGGGCTTCGCGATGGTGGCCAAGCCGTTCGACCGCAAACGCCTGGACCGGCAGCGCGGGCCCGAGACCATCGACAATCTGACCTGGCAGCAGTTCGAGCTGCTGCTGGCAGAGGCGATGCGGCGGCGCGGGTACGCGGTGGAACGCTCCGGTGGGCACGGCCCCGATGGCGGGGTTGATCTGCGACTGGACAGGCACGGCGAAAAGACCCTTGTGCAGTGCAAGCACTGGAAGGCCACGCGCGTGGGCGTGGGCCCGGTGCGCGAGCTGCGCGGCGTGGTGGCTGCCGAAGGGGCGCAGCGCGGGATGCTCGTCGCCTCGGGCAGCTTTACGAGCGAAGCGCGCACGTTCGCCGCGGCGTCGGGCGTGGAACTCATTGACGGCAAGACGCTGTGGCCGATGATCCGCGCGGTGCAGAAGGTACCAGCGTCCGACGCTCCGTCCGTGCCGACGGCACCGGCCGTTGGAGCCGTGCCAGCGTGCCCGCGCTGTGGGGCGGCGATGGAGCGTCGCGTCGCAAGGCGTGGGCCCAACACGGGCAAGGCGTTCTTCGGGTGTTCGAGTTATCCGCAATGCAAGGCGACGCTGGCCATCGCGGAATCGTCGTAG
- a CDS encoding VIT and VWA domain-containing protein: MPRLTRQAITGRILGLTLAVATAMPASVALGQAGDDALRSGVNIVVPQRRAWIQGEVRSQIEIRKVEVVASTAEQAATTTLRLTVFNHGNQMAEAQVLLPVPDGAAVGKFVLEGLGEDGIAKIMPADEARKIYNQIVASMKDPALLEFVGTSLVRSSVFPVPAGGEQTVSLTYDHTLESVGDRVEYVLPRSAELMLQGAPWSFALTIDGSRPIATVYSPTHDIGTEKLNATSVKVSVGPEAFSGTPGSMRVGWLREPLEAGMLASSFLAYPDADGGGYFMLVAGPPALEGEREVVKREVTLVIDKSGSMRGEKIVQAREAAIQVISGLNEGEYFNVIAYSDTINKLSERAVVKTTESEAEAIAFINDISAVGGTNIHDALVSAMRTEPAEGVLPMVIFLTDGLPTVGITQETAIREAVAKGNTHERRVFGFGVGYDVNAPLLTAVSRETRGAPTFVLPQEDVEVKVGQVFRRLTGPVLASPTLKPGTASRVKDMLPGELPDIFEGDQLIVLGRYTDQDKALKFTLSGQGGEGERTFGMSFDPKRASVEHSFVPRLWAQRRIAQLVDAVRQAGADGKGEAVSKELIDEIVALSTRWGILTEYTSFLAIESGVDLDDQMAFGQRDADVAGAVRLGAQVSETASAPARTPEANLQLALRRAGRERTGLGGVQQEASNFYAGQRMSVMTNSVQTAGGAQVILTGMRQVADQTLFSRNGQWVDSSLLEAVEANNADVDETVEFASERYFELADELAAEKRQGVLALGQDVLLNRGGRVILVKRPVAETP; encoded by the coding sequence ATGCCGCGGCTAACACGACAAGCGATCACTGGACGGATTCTGGGACTGACTCTGGCGGTGGCGACGGCCATGCCCGCATCGGTGGCTCTGGGGCAGGCGGGGGATGATGCTCTTCGGAGTGGGGTCAACATCGTCGTGCCGCAGCGGCGCGCGTGGATCCAGGGTGAGGTGCGATCCCAGATCGAGATCCGCAAGGTCGAGGTCGTGGCAAGCACGGCCGAGCAGGCGGCGACGACGACGCTCCGGCTGACGGTGTTCAATCATGGCAACCAGATGGCCGAGGCGCAGGTGCTGCTGCCGGTGCCCGATGGGGCGGCGGTCGGGAAGTTCGTTCTTGAAGGGTTGGGCGAGGATGGCATCGCGAAGATCATGCCGGCCGACGAGGCGAGAAAGATCTACAACCAGATCGTGGCGTCGATGAAGGACCCGGCGCTGCTGGAGTTCGTGGGCACGAGCCTGGTGCGGTCGAGCGTGTTCCCGGTGCCGGCGGGCGGCGAGCAGACCGTGAGCCTGACGTACGACCACACGCTGGAATCGGTTGGCGATCGGGTGGAGTACGTGCTGCCAAGATCGGCGGAGTTGATGTTGCAGGGCGCGCCGTGGTCGTTCGCGTTGACGATCGATGGGTCGCGGCCGATCGCGACGGTGTATTCGCCGACGCACGACATTGGCACCGAGAAGCTGAACGCCACGAGCGTGAAGGTGTCGGTGGGGCCCGAGGCGTTCAGTGGCACGCCGGGGTCGATGCGAGTGGGTTGGCTGCGCGAGCCGCTGGAGGCGGGGATGCTGGCCAGTTCATTTTTGGCGTATCCGGACGCCGATGGCGGTGGGTACTTCATGCTGGTGGCCGGGCCTCCAGCGCTCGAGGGAGAGCGTGAAGTGGTGAAGCGTGAGGTGACGCTGGTCATCGACAAGAGCGGCTCGATGCGCGGCGAGAAAATCGTGCAGGCTCGCGAGGCGGCGATCCAGGTCATCAGCGGCCTGAACGAGGGTGAGTACTTCAACGTCATCGCGTATTCGGACACGATCAACAAGCTGAGCGAGAGGGCGGTCGTGAAGACGACCGAGAGCGAGGCCGAGGCGATCGCGTTCATCAACGACATCAGCGCGGTGGGTGGGACGAACATCCACGACGCGCTGGTGTCGGCGATGCGGACCGAGCCCGCCGAGGGCGTGCTGCCGATGGTGATCTTCCTGACCGACGGGCTGCCGACGGTGGGGATCACGCAGGAGACGGCGATCCGTGAGGCGGTGGCCAAGGGGAACACGCACGAGCGGCGGGTGTTCGGGTTTGGTGTCGGGTATGACGTGAACGCGCCGCTGCTGACGGCGGTGAGCCGCGAGACGCGCGGCGCGCCGACGTTCGTGCTGCCTCAGGAAGACGTTGAGGTGAAGGTGGGGCAGGTGTTCCGGCGGCTGACCGGCCCGGTGCTGGCGTCGCCCACGCTCAAGCCGGGGACTGCCTCGCGTGTGAAGGACATGCTGCCGGGTGAGTTGCCTGATATCTTCGAGGGCGATCAGTTGATCGTGCTTGGGCGGTATACCGACCAGGACAAGGCGTTGAAGTTCACGCTCAGTGGCCAGGGCGGTGAAGGCGAGCGGACGTTCGGGATGAGTTTCGATCCGAAGCGGGCGAGCGTGGAGCATTCGTTCGTCCCACGGCTATGGGCGCAGCGGAGGATTGCACAGCTTGTGGATGCCGTGCGGCAGGCCGGGGCGGATGGCAAGGGCGAAGCGGTCAGCAAGGAGCTGATCGACGAAATCGTTGCGCTCAGCACACGCTGGGGTATCTTGACGGAGTACACGTCGTTCCTGGCGATCGAATCGGGCGTCGATCTCGATGATCAGATGGCCTTCGGGCAACGCGACGCTGATGTGGCTGGTGCTGTGCGACTCGGCGCACAAGTCTCGGAAACCGCTTCGGCACCAGCAAGGACGCCAGAAGCCAACCTCCAGCTGGCCCTCAGACGTGCTGGGCGCGAGCGTACTGGTCTGGGTGGCGTTCAGCAAGAGGCGAGCAACTTTTACGCCGGGCAACGCATGTCGGTGATGACGAACAGTGTCCAGACCGCCGGCGGTGCCCAGGTCATCCTCACCGGCATGCGTCAGGTCGCCGACCAGACACTCTTCAGCCGCAACGGGCAGTGGGTCGATTCCTCGCTGCTCGAGGCGGTGGAGGCCAACAATGCCGACGTGGACGAAACCGTCGAGTTTGCCAGTGAGCGGTACTTCGAGTTGGCCGATGAGCTGGCGGCGGAGAAGCGGCAGGGCGTGCTGGCGCTAGGTCAAGACGTGCTGCTGAACCGTGGCGGCCGGGTGATCCTGGTGAAGCGGCCCGTGGCGGAAACGCCCTGA
- a CDS encoding response regulator transcription factor produces the protein MARARVLIVEDDAGVRKAVADALDAFGYDAAVAKDGQEGLSRALGEAFDLVLLDVRMPRMDGHEVMAELRRARPGLPVIFLTARGESTERVKGLRGGADDYVVKPFGTEELVARIEAVLRRSPERPTSVGAIVLDGLSVNLERREVTREGHETTRITEKEAALLAYLAGSAGRAISRDELLSRVWGLDPRGMRTRTVDMAVARLREQLGDDPTDPKVIVTVRGKGYMLAGAVAAGEAAG, from the coding sequence ATGGCCCGGGCGCGGGTGCTCATCGTCGAGGACGACGCCGGTGTGCGGAAGGCCGTGGCTGATGCGCTCGACGCTTTTGGGTACGACGCGGCCGTGGCGAAGGACGGTCAAGAGGGCCTCTCCCGCGCGCTGGGGGAGGCCTTCGACCTTGTGCTGCTCGACGTGCGGATGCCTCGCATGGACGGGCACGAGGTGATGGCCGAGCTTCGGCGGGCGCGGCCTGGGTTGCCGGTGATCTTCCTGACCGCTCGCGGCGAGAGCACCGAGCGGGTGAAGGGGTTGCGGGGCGGGGCCGATGATTATGTGGTGAAGCCGTTTGGGACCGAGGAGCTGGTGGCGCGCATCGAGGCGGTGTTGCGGCGGAGCCCGGAGCGGCCGACCTCTGTTGGTGCGATCGTGCTCGATGGGTTGAGCGTGAACCTGGAACGGCGCGAGGTGACGCGCGAGGGGCATGAGACGACGCGGATCACCGAGAAGGAAGCGGCTCTGCTGGCGTACTTGGCGGGTAGTGCTGGCCGGGCGATCTCGCGAGATGAGTTGCTCAGTCGCGTGTGGGGGCTCGACCCGCGCGGGATGCGGACGCGGACGGTGGACATGGCGGTCGCGCGATTGCGTGAGCAGCTTGGTGATGATCCGACGGATCCGAAGGTGATCGTGACGGTGCGCGGGAAGGGGTACATGCTCGCGGGCGCGGTGGCGGCCGGGGAGGCGGCTGGGTAG